GGCCAGGATCAGCCGGGTCAAGCGAAGTACGGATCCTGTTCGCGTTCGACCCGGACCGCCAAGCCGTGCTGCTCATGGCAGGTAACAAGTCCGGGCAGTGGAAGCGCTGGTACTTGACCAATGTTCCCATCGCCGAGCGGCGATGGGCGAGATGGATAGAAGGGAAGCGATAGAGATGGCCCGCACCTGGGACGACGTCAAGGCTGAGGCGAAAGCTCGCGGCCTTGAGCACCCCGAACTAGCCGCCGAAGCGAAGCGGATCACCGATGATCACGTGCGCGCATACAGGCTTGCCGAGATTCGCAAGAATCTAGGTCAGACTCAAACCCAGCTTGCGGAAGCGATCGGCGTTCGACAAGCCCGGATCAGCCAGATCGAGAACGGCGATCTCACGCACACCGAGCTAGCGACACTGCGGTCCTACGTCGAAGCTCTTGGCGGCAGTGTTGAGGTGATCGCCGATTTTGGCGGGTCACAGATGCGCATCGCGTAGCAGTCGGCCCCAGCTGATCGTGCTGGCTGAGAGCGGGACGACCGTGATGGAGCGGCCAAGGATGGTCCGGACTGCTCCTTGCCATCCTGAAACGTCGCGCTCACGCTCACGCCGCCGACTCCGGAACCTGGAACTCGCCGGTCACGGCAGCGGTGATCAATGCCTGGCGGCGTTCGGTGAGGAGGCGAATGCTGCGGTCGTTCGCGTCCAGCAGCGCTTCGTTCTCCGCCCACGCGGTCGCCAGATACGCTGCCAGCGCGGCATGCGTAGATCGCGGTGGGACGGGAACAGGGAGCGAAGCGATTCGCTCCTGACTCAATGTCGCAATCGAGACCGAGTCCTCCGACCCGGCGAAGCACCAACGAGCCCACTCGGTGCGGAGCAGCCAGTAGAGCAGTTGAGGCACCATTCGCTCCGGGTCCGCGCGGACCGCGTGAACATGGTTTTGGTGGAGGCAAGGCTCCACGCTGCCATCCCACAGCGCGCTTCGCCCCAGGTTTGCAGGATTGCCGTTGCCTTCCAGTACCAACAAGTCGTCGTTCTTCAGCGCGTGACGGCGTGCCGCGCTTTCAGGCACGCGAACCGATGCCAAGTCATCCAGGTTCACATACCCATCCTGGACATTCGCAACTCGCAGGTACGGCCATGAGACGCAGGGCTCGTCGTATGACTTGCCCAGGGTGAGGCCACCGTGTATCGAAGCCAGGTGCCTGATCGGAATCCACGGCCACGGGCCCCGCTGCGCCAGACCGTCGCCAACGGTCCCCCAGAGCCGGGCATCGCGCGAGCGTTGGAACCGGGACACGAGCAATGAGCCCAACCGCCTCTTCGTTTCGATGAGGGCGTCGAGGCGGGTGGTTTCGGCGTCGAGGTAGTCGGCGATCCGCCGCTGGTCGTCAAGGGGTGGCACCGGGACCGACATTTCTCCGAGCGTGTCCCAGCGTCTGAAGTCGGCACCGCCTTCGCGAATCCCGCGTGCCATTGCCTTCGGGACACCTAGAGAAGCTTGGGCCCGCATGGCATGAGCGACAAAGCGGGGATCAACGCGAGCCGATGGTCGGCAGACTGTGCAGACGGCAGAGATGGCGCCCGCTGAATCGGAGACTCCGACTGAACCCCGAAGAATGTCAAGGCCGTGCACAACGAAGTCTCCAGGTCGGACACCTTTGTATCCGTCCATATCCGCTGCTTCGTGGTATCCGATCTTGTCTCGGTTGCTCCGCAGCGTGACTTGCCCGTCGGTGAACGCGGTAACCATCTGCGCTGCTGGCGGCACAGGACGTTCAATGGGCGTGAACAACCGTTTGAACATCACGGACGGGAAACGACAGACGCCGCCGGACCAGTCGAGTGTCGTACTCACCCCGTCACCTCGCCGAGGAGTCTCTGAATCTCGGCCTCCAGGGCCTTGATCTCGGCGTCGATCGCGGCCAACGGTCGGGGCGGCACGTACTTGTAGAAATGCCGGGTGAAGGGGATCTCGTAGCCGATCTTGGGCTTGTCGTGGTCCACCCAGGCGTCCGGGACGTAGGGGTGGACTTCGGCCTCGATGTAGTCATTGATCGCGGTCCGGTATTCGAGGCTGGCGAGTCTGGCGGTGACTTCGGATTCGTAGGCGACGTCGATGGCCGGGAGTGGGATGTTCTCGTGGTCGCGCAGTTCTGGGTCGGGTTCGGGGTTGCCTTTGCGGTCGGTGATCGGTTCGATGTCGGGGTCACGGATGGCGAACGCGTGGTCGATGGCGTCACGGATCGGCTTCGCGTCGGGCCACGACGAAGGCACCGCGTCGCTGACGATGCTGATGATCCCGCCCGCATCTTCGGCGCGCTGACCGATCACCCCGCGCAGCGCATCTGAAATCGGCTGGTGCAGCTCGGGAGCCACGCGGTTCATGGCTTTGTCGGCGAGCAGCGCTTCGATGCCGTCTTCGGTGATTTCCCACCGCAGACGCAGGGGTCGTTCAACGGTGGCGCGCATGAACCCGAACGCGTGGTTCGGCAGGATCTTGACCTTCACACCTTCGGCGAACTCGCCATACAGGCGCACGATGTCGCCCACTTGTTCGTCGCTGATCTGCTTGCGCTTGTCGCCCAAGCTCTTGCGCATCTTGACGAAGCAATCGCGCGCATCAACCAGTTGGATCTTGCCGCGCCGGTGTGGACTCTTGCGGTTCGTGATGATCCAGAAGTAGGTGGAGATGCCGGTGTTGTAGAACAGCTGGTCCGGCAGGGCGACGATGGCCTCGAGCCAGTCGTTCTCGATGATCCAGCGCCGGATCTCCGATTCCCCGGACCCCGCCGCTCCTGAGAACAGCGGCGAGCCATTGAAGACGATCGCCAGCCGCGAACCCCCGTCCTTGGTGGCCTTCATCTTGTGGATCATGTGTTGCAGGAACAGGAAGGAGCCGTCGTTGATGCGGGGCAGCCCGGCGCCGAATCGTCCGGCGAACCCGAGCCTGTCCTTCTCGTTCCTGATCGGGTCGGCGACCTTCTTCCACTCGACACCGAACGGCGGGTTGGCCAGCAGGTAGTCGAACTTCATGCCGGAGTGGCCGTCCTCGCTGAAGGAGTTGCCGAAGCTGATGTGGGAAGCGTCCTGACCTTTGAGCATCATGTCGGAGCGGCAAACCGCGTACGTTTCGGCGTTCAGTTCCTGACCGAACACCTCCAGGCGTCCGTCGGGGTTATGGTCGCGCAGCCAGTCCTCGGCGACCGACAACATACCGCCGGTGCCGCACGCGGGGTCGAACAGCGTCTTGACGATTCCTGGCTTGGTGAGCAGGTCGTCGTCTTCGGCGAACAGAAGGCTGACCATCAGCCGGATCACCTCGCGCGGGGTGAAGTGCTCACCGGCGGTTTCGTTGGACAGCTCGGAGAACTTCCGTATCAGCTCCTCGTACAAGTAGCCCATCTCGACGTTGGACACCTTGTCGGGGTGCAGGTCGATGTCACAGAAGCGGGAGACCACAAGGTAGAGCAGGTCGCTCCGGTCCAGGCGGGAGATCTGGGCGCCGAAGTCGAACTTGTCGATGACGTCCCGGGCTCCGGCGGAGAACGCGGCGATGTACGCGCGCAGGTTGTCAGCGATGTTCGCTGGGTCGTTCAGGAGTTTCGGCAGGTCGAGTCTGGACGTGTTGTAGAACTGTTGCCCGGCTGCCTTCTCCAGGATCTTGTCCCGGTCGCCGTACCTCGCATGAGCCCGCAGAACCCGGCCCTTGGTGGGTCCAAGGACGCAATCCAGGCGCCGCAGCACTGTCAACGGCAAGATCACTTTGCCGTATTCGGACTGCTTGTAGTCCCCGCGCAACAAGTCCGCCACCGACCAGATGAACGCTGCGTGGTTCTTGGCCGCAGCACCCTCGCCGTTCGTCATTCTCTCCCCGCTTCGCGTTTTCGCCGGCCCGCTCGTCATCGAGGTTGCGCTGGCCTAGGACTGTTGGGCCAGCACGACTACTGTGCCGCAACGGTCCGACAACTACGCGGCTGGGCGCCCGAGCTGAAGGGCGATGGCGTCGCGGATGGCTGCCCGGTCGCCTCGATGGCAATGTCGCTGTCGGACCATCGTGCCAGGATGCGGTCCCAGGGGGCGGCAGCCAAACACCACCACCAGGAGGAGGGGCCATGAATCATCGCTTCACGTTGGTCCTTGACCGCCCGCCGAGCAAGACGGACGAAGACGCCTTGTTCGACGCGGGATGTGACGATGCCACGCTCGAGGTCAGGAACCAAACCGGACTGGCGCACTTCGACCGCGAGGGCGTGAGCCTGATAACTGCGATCGTGTCTGCCGTGCTCGAGGTCCGGTCAACTGGGATCGGCGTGCGTTCGGTTGGCACTGACCCCGAGCTTGTTTCGCTGCGGGAAATCGCTGATCGCACCGGGCGGACGTACGAGAGCGTCAGGCTGCTGAGCACAGGAGCCCGTGGTCCAGGCGGCTTCCCGGCTTCCCTGACCAGCAACGGCCCCGCCGTCTACCGCTGGGACCGGGTAGCGACCTGGTTCGGCGCCGAGGCGGGCACTGCTGAGCGCGGTACGCTCGCCATGCTGGAACTTGCGGACGCGTTTGTGCGGGCGACTGACCCGGAGGCTCTGGTTCGACTTGAGGACATCAAGGAACTGGAGCGCCTCCTGGCAGCTTGAGCCGGTCGGCATGCCAGCGCTTGTCGCAGTCGCGCACATCGAGAGTCACCCGCGCCACCCCGATAGCTTGGGGCCATGACCCAAGACGGACTCGCCGTTTCGATTTCGTTCGAGGCGCGCTACGGGGCAGGTCAGGATCGCACTCTGGTCCTGGGCGGGGGCGGTCTGTTCTTCGTCGCGTGGCAGGTGGCCTACCTACACGAGTTGGACAAGGCCGGCGTCCGGTTGAACTCCGCCGAGGTGGTCGTTGGGACGTCGGCCGGTTCTCTGATAGCGGCGGTCCTGACCGCGGGCCGTCTGGGACGCCTCGCCGCCGAGACTGCCTTCATGAGTAAGCGGCCCTCACTGCTGGCCGCCCTGGCTCCCGCATCTGGGCTAAACGAGAGCCAACTGAGGGCCGTGCAGATGTTCCGCGAAGCTACCAACGCGGACCCGGTAACGGTTCGTGGCATCGGGCACGCGGCGTTGGCGGCGGATACGCCGTCATCGGCACAGATGCGGCGCCACATCGGCCTGGTAGTTGCCAAACGCGTGTGGCCATCTCCGGCGCTGAAGATCTCCACGGTCGATGCGT
This is a stretch of genomic DNA from Candidatus Nanopelagicales bacterium. It encodes these proteins:
- a CDS encoding helix-turn-helix transcriptional regulator; this encodes MDRREAIEMARTWDDVKAEAKARGLEHPELAAEAKRITDDHVRAYRLAEIRKNLGQTQTQLAEAIGVRQARISQIENGDLTHTELATLRSYVEALGGSVEVIADFGGSQMRIA
- a CDS encoding class I SAM-dependent DNA methyltransferase; amino-acid sequence: MTNGEGAAAKNHAAFIWSVADLLRGDYKQSEYGKVILPLTVLRRLDCVLGPTKGRVLRAHARYGDRDKILEKAAGQQFYNTSRLDLPKLLNDPANIADNLRAYIAAFSAGARDVIDKFDFGAQISRLDRSDLLYLVVSRFCDIDLHPDKVSNVEMGYLYEELIRKFSELSNETAGEHFTPREVIRLMVSLLFAEDDDLLTKPGIVKTLFDPACGTGGMLSVAEDWLRDHNPDGRLEVFGQELNAETYAVCRSDMMLKGQDASHISFGNSFSEDGHSGMKFDYLLANPPFGVEWKKVADPIRNEKDRLGFAGRFGAGLPRINDGSFLFLQHMIHKMKATKDGGSRLAIVFNGSPLFSGAAGSGESEIRRWIIENDWLEAIVALPDQLFYNTGISTYFWIITNRKSPHRRGKIQLVDARDCFVKMRKSLGDKRKQISDEQVGDIVRLYGEFAEGVKVKILPNHAFGFMRATVERPLRLRWEITEDGIEALLADKAMNRVAPELHQPISDALRGVIGQRAEDAGGIISIVSDAVPSSWPDAKPIRDAIDHAFAIRDPDIEPITDRKGNPEPDPELRDHENIPLPAIDVAYESEVTARLASLEYRTAINDYIEAEVHPYVPDAWVDHDKPKIGYEIPFTRHFYKYVPPRPLAAIDAEIKALEAEIQRLLGEVTG
- a CDS encoding patatin-like phospholipase family protein; translation: MTQDGLAVSISFEARYGAGQDRTLVLGGGGLFFVAWQVAYLHELDKAGVRLNSAEVVVGTSAGSLIAAVLTAGRLGRLAAETAFMSKRPSLLAALAPASGLNESQLRAVQMFREATNADPVTVRGIGHAALAADTPSSAQMRRHIGLVVAKRVWPSPALKISTVDAFSGQRLIITDKAGVSPVRAVAASSAVPGLFSPQPLLDRRCMDGGVSGTGSHCDVVAGSGRALVISMLALSNKDYSGMTNAVGGFDREVSALAETGTRVMARGPEHVEEDELMSPTSVVSAMSQGRRQAIHDLPEVAAFWGS